The DNA window GAGTTGCTGTACTCAGGTCATCACGGCTACCACCCTAGTTGCTTCGAGAATCTCGCGAAGAATCTCGCCCGCTTCGGCGTCGAGCCGGACATGATCCCGACGACGTTTAACATCTTCATGAACGTCGTCGTACTCCCGTCCGGCGAGTTGCGCATTGACCCGCCGTCATCGCGCGCCGGCGATTACATCCTGCTCCGGGCGGAGACTGATTTGATCGTCGGTGTCACGGCCTGCTCGGCGGAGAAGTCGAACAAC is part of the Pseudomonadota bacterium genome and encodes:
- a CDS encoding DUF1989 domain-containing protein, yielding ELLYSGHHGYHPSCFENLAKNLARFGVEPDMIPTTFNIFMNVVVLPSGELRIDPPSSRAGDYILLRAETDLIVGVTACSAEKSNNYSFKPIDVEIHEPPQ